The genomic DNA CCTGTTCAAGGAGAGCTACCACACGATGGAGCCGCTCGACGCGCACGTGCCGGTGGACGTCTACATCCCCGGCTGCCCTCCGAAGCCGGAGGCGCTGATCAGCGGGATCGTGAAGGCGATCGGGACCCTATGAGCGCGTCGATGGAGAGGATACGCGAGGCGTTCGCGGACCGTTTCTCCCGCTGGGAGGAGCGGCACGGGAAACGCTTCTACGCCGAGCTCGCCGCCGACCGCCTCGTGCCGACGGCCCGCGCCCTCTGCGAGACATGGCGGCTCCGTTTCGTGACCGCGTCGGGGACCGACACGCGGGGGGCGATCGAGCTGCTCTACCATTTCTCGGCGGACGCGGACGGGGCGGTCCTCTCGCTGCGCGTCACCCTGCCGAAGGAGAAGCCCCGGATCGAATCGCTCGCCCCCCGCCTCAAGGCCGCCGAATGGGTCGAGCGGGAGATCGCCGAGATGCTCGGGGTGACGTTCGTCGGCCACCCGGACCCCCGCCGCCTCCTCCTCGCCGACGACTGGCCGGCGGGGGTCCATCCGCTGCGCCGCGACGCGGGGGGGGAGGGGAGATGACCGAGCGGATCATCCCGGTGGGGCCGTACCACCCGCTCCAGGAGGAGCCGGAGTTCTTCAAGCTCCACGTCGAGGGGGAGCGCGTGGTGAAGCTCGACGTGCAGCTCGGCTACAACCACCGCGGCGTCGAGGGGCTCGCGGAGACGAGGTCGTACGACCAGATCCTGTTCCTCGTGGAGAGGATCTGCGGCATCTGCTCGACCAGCCACCCGTTCGCGAGCGTGAACGCGGTCGAGAACCTGATCGGCTGCGAGGTCCCCCCGCGCGCCCGCTACATCCGCAGCGTCGTCGGCGAGCTCGAGCGGATCCATTCGCACCTCCTCTGGCTCGGCCTCGCGGGCCACTTCATCGGCTACAACACGGTGTTCATGTGGGCCTGGAAGACGCGCGAGATCGTCCTCGATCTCCTCGAGCGGATCAGCGGGAACCGCCAGAACTACTCGATGTTCAAGATCGGGGGGGTGCGGCGCGACATCGCCGACGCCGAGATCCCCTCCCTCCTCGCCGCGCTCGACACCCTCCGCCCCGCCCTCGACCTGTTCCGCGGCGCGGTCGTGGACGACCCGGTGATCCACGCCAGGACGAAGGGCGTCGGGGCGCTCACCGCCGACGATATCCGCGCCTACGGGGCGGTGGGGCCCACGGCGAGGGCGTCCGGGGTCGACATCGACGTCAGGAGGGACGACCCGTACGCCGCCTACGGGGAGGTCCGGTGGAAGGTCGTCACCGGGACGCGCGGCGACGTCTACGACAAGCTCCTGGTGCGGATCCTCGAGATGTACGAATCGCGGTCGATCATCGTCCAGTGCCTGAACGGTCTCCCGCCCGGGGAGATCGACGCCCGGGTGAAGGCCGTTCCGGCGGGCGAGGGGATCGGGCGCCACGAGGCCCCGCGGGGGGAGGTCTTCCACTACGTGCGGAGCGACGGGACGAACCGCCCGGCCCGCTACAAGGTGCGCGCGCCGAGTTTCATGAACGTCGCCACGAACGCCCGGGCGGTCGTCGGCCAGACCGTCTCCGACGCCACGATCATCCTGGCCGCGGTGGACCCGTGCTACTGCTGCACCGAGCGGATGGCCGCGGTCGACGCGTCGACCGGGGAGACGCGCTGGGACAGCGACGCCCTGATCCGTCTCTCCCGGGAGAAGACCGCCCGGATCCGGAGAAGGATGGGCATCCGATGAACGCCGCATGGCCGCTCATTCTCCTTCCGTCTTTCGCGGCGGCCGTCTGCCTCGCCTTCAGGCGCCGCCCCGCGTTCTGCGCCGCCTGCGCCGTCGCGGCGCTGGGGGCGGAAGGGGCGCTGGCGGCGCTCCTGTTCGCGCGCGGCGCCGCCCCGTGGGGATGGAACGGCGTTCCGCTCCTCGCCGCCGACGGGCTGTCGCGCCTCGTCTGCCTCGGGATCGCCTGCTTCGGGCTCCTGGCGGGCGTCTACTCGCTCGGCTGGTTTGCCCCGCGGGAGCGGGGGGGGGCGTACTGGTGCCTGCTGCTCCTCACGGAGGCGGCGGGCATGGGCGTGGCCCTCGCCGACCACCTCGTCCTCCTCCTCTGCGCCTGGGGGTTCATGGGCATCACCCTGTACCTCCTCATCGCCGCGGCCGGTCCCGCCGCCGCGGACGCGGCCAAGAAGACGATGCTGATGGTGGGGGGGACGGATGCGTTCATGGTCCTCGGCGTCGCGCTCCTCTCCTTTCATGCGGGGGCGGGGGTGCGTCCCGCCTCCCCGCTCCCCCTCTCGGGGGCGGCTGCGTGGACCGCGTACCTGTGCATCGCCGCGGCCGCCTTCGCGAAGGCGGGGGCGGTCCCGTTCCACACCTGGATCCCCGACTGCGCGGAGCGCGCCCCGGTCCCCGTCACCGCCCTCCTCCCCGCCTCGCTCGACAAGCTCCTCGGGATCTACCTCGTCGCGCGGGCGAGTCTGACCCTGTTCGCCATGAACGCGGGGATGCAGAGGCTCCTGCTCGCCGTGGGCGCGGCGACGATCATCTGCGGCGTGATGATGGCGATGGCGCAGCACGACCTCAAGCGCCTCCTCGGCTACCACGCCGTCTCGCAGGTCGGCTACATGCTGATCGGGATAGGGACCGGGAACGCGGTGGGGATCGCCGGCGGGCTGTTCCACATGCTCAATCACAGCATCTACAAGACCTGCCTCTTCTTCTCCGCCGGCTCCGTGGAGCGGCGGGCGGGCACCGCGGATCTCGACGGCCTCGGCGGCCTCTCCCGGGCGATGCCGGTCACCTTCGCCGCGACCCTCATCGCCAGCCTCTCGATCTCCGGGGTCCCGCCGCTCAACGGGTTCGCGTCGAAGTGGATGGTCTACCAGGGGCTTCTCGAGATGGGGCGGCACGGTGGAAAACTCTGGACGGTCTGGCTGCTCGCGGCGATGTTCGGGAGCGTCCTCACGCTCGCGAGCTTCGTGAAGGTCGTGCAGGCCGTCTTCCTCTCCCCCCCCTCCTCGCCGTCCGCGCGGGGGCGCGGGGCGGTGCGCGAGGCGGGCGCGTCGATGGCGGGGCCCGCGGCGGCGCTCGCGGCGGCGTGCGTCGCCCTGGGCGTGTGGGCGGTGCCGCTCGGCGTCGCGCCGCTGATCAGGCCGGCCGTCGGGGCTGCGGTGTCGTTCCCCGGGTTCTGGAATTCCACGGCCGCGACCGTGCTGCTGGCCGCGGGGCTCCTTCTCGGCCTCCTCGTATGCCTCGCCGGCCGCCTCTCCCGCGCGCGGGAGTGCGCGCCGTTCATCGGGGGCGAGGAGGGCACGCCGGAGATGATCCTCTCGGGCACGGACTTCTACCAGACGATCACCGAGATGCGGGGGCTGCGGGGCATCTACCGTGCCGCGGGCCGGCGGGGATTCGACCTGTACGACCGCGGCCGCGACGCGGTCTTCGCCGCGGCCCGGCTGCTCCAACGGGCGCACGGCGGCTGCCTGCCCGTATACATCGCCTGGTGCCTGGCGGGGCTCGCGGCCGTCGTCTGGGCCCTGGCGCGATAGGGGGGGATCCGCGGTGACGCTCGTCGTGCTGTGCGTGCTGATGCTCGCGGGGGCGCTCGTGGCGACGGAGGAGGAGAGGCCCGGCGCCTCGGCCCTGGCCGCCGGCGCGGCGGGGCTCGCCCTCGCGGGGGCGTTCCTCTCGATGGGCGCCCCGCGGCTCGCCCTCGCGCAGGCGGGCGCGGCGATCGCCATCGCCGCGATCCTCCTGCGCGCGGGGTCCGCGGACGGGGTCCGCGGGACGGCTGCGGGGACGCGGGCGGGGCTCGGCGCGTCGCTGCTGTTCGCCGTCCTCGTTTTCGTCGCCGCCCGGGGCCCCCTCGCCTCGCTGCTCGGCGCCGCGGCGCCCGTCGTCGGGCATCCGTCGGCGGGGCGGCTCGCCGCGGAGAGGATCCTCGATGCGGCCGTGGTGCTCGCGGCGCTGGGGGCGGCGCGGGCGGTCGCGAGGGGACGGCGAAACGGGGGGCGGGAACCGGGGGAGGGGACGCGATGAGCCAGGCGGCGCTTCCGGCGACCCTCGGCCTTCTGCTCTTCTGCGCGGGCGTGTACGCGATGCTCGCGAAGCGGAGCATCTCCAAGACCGCGCTCGGCGTCGTGCTCTGTTCCTACGCGGCGGCCTTCCTCGCGGGGCTGCTCTCCGCGGGAACGCCCGGCGGGGTCGAGGGGGGGATGGCGTGGGCGGGGATCGCCGCGCAGCTCGCCGCCGCCCTCCTGCTCGCCCCCATGGGGGCGGGGCTCCGGCGCCGCTTCGGCACCGACGACCTCGCGAAGATCAGGGGGCTCAAAGGATGAGCGGGGGGGGGGGGATGAACATCCTGCCGCTGCTGCTCGCCGCGCCGTTCGCGGGGGCGTGCGTCTGCGCCGTCTCCGGGAAACGTTTCGCGGCCCTGGTGCGGACGGCGGCGTCCCTCGCCGTCTTCTGGCTCTCCCTCCGCGCGGCGGCGCGCGTTTGCCTCGGCGGCGCCTTCGCCTGGGAGGCGGCGGGGCTCGCCGTCGACGGCCTCTCGGCCCTCCTGCTCGTCACGGTGGGCCTGATCGGCTTCGCGGTGTCGCTCTACACGCACGGCTACCTGGCGCCGTCCGCGCGGGAAGGGGGGTTCTCCGCGCTCTTCCTGCTCATGACGGGGGGGATGGTCGGGACCGTCTGCGCCGCCGACCTCGTCTCGCTCGTCGCCTTCCTCGAGATCGCCTCGCTGGCGAGCTACGCCCTGGTCGCGCACGGAGGGGGGAAAGACGCGCTCGAGGCCGGCTTCAAGTACCTTGCGATCGGCTGCCTCGCCTCGCTCTTCGCCTTCCTCGGGGCCGCCGTGCTCCGCTCCGCCACGGGCGCGGCATCCCTCGCGGACGCCGCCTCCGCCCTCGCCGCCCCGGGCGCCACGCCGGCCCTCCGGCTGGCGGCGGGTCTTCTCATCGCGGGGTTCGGCACGAAGGCCGCCCTCGCCCCGTTCCACGCCTGGCTCCCGGACGCCCACACCTCCGCCCCGGCACCGGTCTCCGCGATGCTCTCGGGGGTCCTGGTCAAGGCCCTGGGCGTCTACGCCCTGCTCAGGCTCTTCCTCGCCGCCCCGGGGCCGGGCGTCGCGGGCGTGCTGGCGACGCTCGCCGCGGTTTCGATCATCGGCGGCGCCCTCCTCGCCGCGGCGCAGCACGACTACAAGCGGCTTCTCGCCTGGTCCTCCGTGAGCCAGGTCGGCTACATCGTCGCCGGGGCCGCCACCGGCACGTCGCTGGGGATGGCGGGGGCGCTCCTGCACCTGTGCGCCCATTCGGCGGCCAAGTCGGCACTCTTCCTCTCGGCGGGGGCGGTCGACAGGGCGGCCGGGACGCGCGACCTGCGCCGGCTCGGCGGGCTCAGGGAGCGGATGCCGGTCACCGCGTCGTCGTCGCTCGCCGCATCGCTGTCGCTGGCCGGCGTGCCGCCGCTCGGCGGCTTCTGGAGCAAGCTGTTGATCCTCCTCGGGTGCGTCGAGGCGGGGCTCGGAGGCCTCGCCTGCGCGGCGGCGCTCGGGAGCCTCCTCACGCTGGGCGCCGTGATGAAGGCGCAGCGCGCCATCTTCTACGGCGAATTGAGACCGCACTGGGACGCGGTGCGTGAGGCGCCGCCGTCGATGCGGGCGCCGATGGTCGCGCTCGCCGTCCTCTCCGCGGCGGCGGGCCTCCTCCTGCTCCCCGGGCCGCCGCGCGCCCTGCTCGCGGGGGCGCGCGACGCCCTGCGCGGCACGCGGCAGGCGGCGCGGTTCGCCGCCGGAGACGCCGCGGAGGCCCGGGCAAAGAACGGGGTCCGGCTACGATGAGGGCGCCGAAACTGAGGGAGCTGCGGGAGGGGATTCGCGCGCTCTTCGGGCGCCGCTGCACGACGCGCTTCCCGGCGGCCGGGACGGAGGTGCCGGAGGGGTTCCGCGGGGTGCCGCGCTTCGACGAAAAGGGGTGCGTCGGCTGCGGGGCGTGCGCCGTCGTCTGCCCGGTGAAGGATATCGAGGTGACCGACTCGTTGCGGGACAGGAAAGGGACGCGGCGGCTCACCATCCACCTGGACGACTGCATCTTCTGTGCGCAGTGCGCGAGGAACTGCATCACCGGGAAGGGGGTGGTGATGACCCCCGACTTCGACCTCTCGACGGACGACCGCGGGAAGATCCGGGAATCGATCGAGAAGGAGCTTGTCCTCTGCGAGCTCTGCGGGGAGGTCGTCGGCGCCCGCGACCATCTGCTCTGGATCGCGCGGCGCGTGGGGCCCGCCGCATACACCAATCCCACCCTGATGCTTCCCATGCTCGACGCCCTCGCCCCAACGGAGGAACCGCCCCCTGGCGGGCGGGATGGGACCCTCCGGGGGGACCGGATGCGGGTGCTCTGCCCGCGCTGCAGGAGGAGCTCCACCGTTGAGTTCTCCATGGAGGGATGAGATCAGGCGCGGCCTGTGCGGAGACGGGCCGGCGCGCGGCGTCCTGCTCGGGGTGGGGAACCGGCTGCGGGGCGACGACGGGGCGGGGAGCCTCCTCGCGGCGCGGCTCGCGGCCCGGGGGATAGACCGGGCGTTCGACGGCGGCACAACCCCGGAGAACTACTGCGAGCTCGTCGCCGCCCTTTCCCCCCGGACGGTCTTCATCGCCGACGCCGCCTGTTTCGGCGGGCGGGAAGGAGAGGTGCGCCTCCTCGACCCGCGCTCCCTCGGGGCGGGGGCCTTCTCGACGCACGGGATTTCGCTCCGTCCGCTCGCGGCGTACCTCGAGGAGCGGTGCGGCTGCCGCGTCGTGGTCGTGGGGATCCAGCCGGCCGCCGCGCGGGACGGGGAGGGGGTCAGCCCCGCCGTCACGGGCGCCGTCGCCGAGCTCGAGGACTGTTTCGCCGGTCTCCTGGGCGGCGGCGCACCGGGGGGGGCGCCCGCATGAGATGCCGCGTCCGGATCCTCCTCTCCGCGCCGGCGGTTGTTCTGGCGGCCGTCTGCGTCCTGGCGGCCGAATCCGGCGCGCAGCCGCTCGACCGGAAGGCGATCGGCGCGCGGCGGGACGCGATGATCGACTGGGCGATCCGCAACGGGGTGGTGCTCAAGGGGATGACCAAGACGGAGGTCCACAGGGTCTACGGGTTCCCGGACAAGAAGTTCAACACCGCGACGGCCGGGGGGCGCGTTGAGAAGTGGACCTACTACCACCCGCGCCGCCGGAGCGTCTTCCCGTTCACGCGGAGCCCGTTCGCCTCGCGCTACCGGTTCCTCTACTTCAAGGACGACGTCCTCGTCGACTTCGCGCACTGACGGGGACGCTCTCTGCGGCACGCCGACTTCCGCCCCTTGTGGAGCGACCGTCTTCCGTGGACGGCGGCCGTGCCGCATCGCGGCGAAGGCGGTCATGCGTGCGCCGCGGCCCATTCCGGATGAACCCGGCGCAAGGAGTGTCCCCCGCCGTTCAGCGGAGGAGAGGCGCGGCGCCGTTGTCGACGAGGGCCGCGGCGAGGCGCGCGCCCAGCCCGTCCGGATCGGCCGCCCCGCCCTCGGCCTCGCCGCGCACCGCCTCCCCGCCGTCCGGAGAGAGGACGCAGGCCCGGAGGAGGAGCGTCTCGGGCTCTTCGCCGGGCCCGGCGAAGGCCCCGACGGGCATGGCGCACCCCCCGCCGAGCGCCGCGAGGAGCGCCCGTTCGGCGCGCGCGGCGGCGTGCGAGGCCGGGTGGTCGAGCGCCGCGGCGATGCGGCGCGCGTCGTCGTCGCCTGTGCGCACCTCGAGGCCGAGGCAGCCCTGCCCGGGCGCCGGGAGGAAGGCGGGCGGGACGAGGCGCTGGAACGCCACCCCGCCGACGCCGAGGCGCGCGAGACCC from Chlamydiota bacterium includes the following:
- a CDS encoding NADH-quinone oxidoreductase subunit L — translated: MNILPLLLAAPFAGACVCAVSGKRFAALVRTAASLAVFWLSLRAAARVCLGGAFAWEAAGLAVDGLSALLLVTVGLIGFAVSLYTHGYLAPSAREGGFSALFLLMTGGMVGTVCAADLVSLVAFLEIASLASYALVAHGGGKDALEAGFKYLAIGCLASLFAFLGAAVLRSATGAASLADAASALAAPGATPALRLAAGLLIAGFGTKAALAPFHAWLPDAHTSAPAPVSAMLSGVLVKALGVYALLRLFLAAPGPGVAGVLATLAAVSIIGGALLAAAQHDYKRLLAWSSVSQVGYIVAGAATGTSLGMAGALLHLCAHSAAKSALFLSAGAVDRAAGTRDLRRLGGLRERMPVTASSSLAASLSLAGVPPLGGFWSKLLILLGCVEAGLGGLACAAALGSLLTLGAVMKAQRAIFYGELRPHWDAVREAPPSMRAPMVALAVLSAAAGLLLLPGPPRALLAGARDALRGTRQAARFAAGDAAEARAKNGVRLR
- a CDS encoding hydrogenase 3 maturation endopeptidase HyCI translates to MSSPWRDEIRRGLCGDGPARGVLLGVGNRLRGDDGAGSLLAARLAARGIDRAFDGGTTPENYCELVAALSPRTVFIADAACFGGREGEVRLLDPRSLGAGAFSTHGISLRPLAAYLEERCGCRVVVVGIQPAAARDGEGVSPAVTGAVAELEDCFAGLLGGGAPGGAPA
- a CDS encoding 4Fe-4S dicluster domain-containing protein — translated: MRAPKLRELREGIRALFGRRCTTRFPAAGTEVPEGFRGVPRFDEKGCVGCGACAVVCPVKDIEVTDSLRDRKGTRRLTIHLDDCIFCAQCARNCITGKGVVMTPDFDLSTDDRGKIRESIEKELVLCELCGEVVGARDHLLWIARRVGPAAYTNPTLMLPMLDALAPTEEPPPGGRDGTLRGDRMRVLCPRCRRSSTVEFSMEG
- a CDS encoding NADH dehydrogenase, coding for MNAAWPLILLPSFAAAVCLAFRRRPAFCAACAVAALGAEGALAALLFARGAAPWGWNGVPLLAADGLSRLVCLGIACFGLLAGVYSLGWFAPRERGGAYWCLLLLTEAAGMGVALADHLVLLLCAWGFMGITLYLLIAAAGPAAADAAKKTMLMVGGTDAFMVLGVALLSFHAGAGVRPASPLPLSGAAAWTAYLCIAAAAFAKAGAVPFHTWIPDCAERAPVPVTALLPASLDKLLGIYLVARASLTLFAMNAGMQRLLLAVGAATIICGVMMAMAQHDLKRLLGYHAVSQVGYMLIGIGTGNAVGIAGGLFHMLNHSIYKTCLFFSAGSVERRAGTADLDGLGGLSRAMPVTFAATLIASLSISGVPPLNGFASKWMVYQGLLEMGRHGGKLWTVWLLAAMFGSVLTLASFVKVVQAVFLSPPSSPSARGRGAVREAGASMAGPAAALAAACVALGVWAVPLGVAPLIRPAVGAAVSFPGFWNSTAATVLLAAGLLLGLLVCLAGRLSRARECAPFIGGEEGTPEMILSGTDFYQTITEMRGLRGIYRAAGRRGFDLYDRGRDAVFAAARLLQRAHGGCLPVYIAWCLAGLAAVVWALAR
- a CDS encoding NADH:ubiquinone oxidoreductase, with amino-acid sequence MTERIIPVGPYHPLQEEPEFFKLHVEGERVVKLDVQLGYNHRGVEGLAETRSYDQILFLVERICGICSTSHPFASVNAVENLIGCEVPPRARYIRSVVGELERIHSHLLWLGLAGHFIGYNTVFMWAWKTREIVLDLLERISGNRQNYSMFKIGGVRRDIADAEIPSLLAALDTLRPALDLFRGAVVDDPVIHARTKGVGALTADDIRAYGAVGPTARASGVDIDVRRDDPYAAYGEVRWKVVTGTRGDVYDKLLVRILEMYESRSIIVQCLNGLPPGEIDARVKAVPAGEGIGRHEAPRGEVFHYVRSDGTNRPARYKVRAPSFMNVATNARAVVGQTVSDATIILAAVDPCYCCTERMAAVDASTGETRWDSDALIRLSREKTARIRRRMGIR
- a CDS encoding NADH-quinone oxidoreductase subunit C, which encodes MERIREAFADRFSRWEERHGKRFYAELAADRLVPTARALCETWRLRFVTASGTDTRGAIELLYHFSADADGAVLSLRVTLPKEKPRIESLAPRLKAAEWVEREIAEMLGVTFVGHPDPRRLLLADDWPAGVHPLRRDAGGEGR